The Thioflexithrix psekupsensis genome segment CATTTTCTAGTCCTTCATTTTCATTTTCTATTCTTCGAGATTTAATGCCAGGGGCATTAGCGATTGGTTTATTGGGATTGGTAGAAGCGGTTTCTATTGCGCGTTCGGTGGCTATTTATTCCAATCAGCGTATAGATGGCAATCAAGAATTTATTGGGCAAGGTTTATCGAATATTGCGGGGGCTTTTTTCTCAGGTTATGCCAGTTCGGGATCATTTACGCGCACGGGAGTTAATTACAGTGCGGGGGCTAAATCGCCTTTAGCGGCTATTGTTGCGGCGGTGGCGTTGGCGTTGATTATTTTGATGTTAGCTCCTTTAACGGCTTATGTGCCCATTGCCAGTATGGCGGGCATTTTGTTAATTGTTTCTTACAATCTAATTGATGTGCATCATATTAAGAGTATTGCTTTGGCCAGTCGCTCTGAATTTGCGGTATTAATGGTGACATTTATAGCCACTTTATTCTTACATTTAGAATTTGCTATTTATGTGGGAGTGATGTTGTCATTGGTGATTTATTTAAATCGCACGTCTAAGCCTAATATTGTTACTTTGGCTCCAGACCCCAATAGCATTCGGCATCGTTTAACCAATGTTTTACGTAAACCATTAACCGAATGTCCGCAATTAAAAATCATTCGGATTGATGGATCGTTGTTTTTTGGGGCGGTAGATTATGTGCAGAAACATTTACAGGAAATTCCTGAAGCCCATGTTTTAATTGTGTGCAGTGGAATTAATTTTATTGACGTGGCAGGCGCGGAAATGTTGGCACATGAGGCGAAAAGACGACGGGCATTAGGCGGTGGATTATATTTTTCTAATATGAAAATCCGCGCCAGAAATATTTTTGAACGGGGCGGCTATTTAGCAGATATTAATCCTGAAATGATTTTTGATGTTAAAACCGATGCCATTAAAACAATCATTGCTCGTTTAGAAACCGCGCGTTGTCACTCGTGTTCAGCTCGTATTTTTGAAGAGTGTCAGCAATTTTAAGCCCATTTTAAAGTGCATTCCCAAGTTGTTAAGGCTGTAAAAGAACGCCCAAAATACCATTATTTCATTCGTAACCAGTTATCAACGACTGAAAAAATGAAGTTTTTTTACAACCTTGTGACTTGGCAATGAACCTCAATAAAAACCAACCCCAACACACAAAAAAATTCCCCACCAATCCCACGCCACCTTGTAAATTCAGTCAAACACTCCCATCATCACTG includes the following:
- a CDS encoding SulP family inorganic anion transporter gives rise to the protein MNHQSTPSSIWIRIFPFLLWLRQSNAQSIRADVMAGVTGAVIVLPQGVAYAMIAGMPPEYGLYAAIVPAIIAALFGSSWHLISGPTAALSIVVFTTISPMATPGSSEFVQLALTLTLLAGLFQLVLGLVRMGTLVNFISHSVVIGFTSGAAILIATSQLKNVFGIDIPSGESFAHTWVELFHEIDQTNYYNLLVAVVTIMVALAIKKWLNKIPNMLIAMIVGSVLAFFLGAEEHGIALVGSIPAELPPFSSPSFSFSILRDLMPGALAIGLLGLVEAVSIARSVAIYSNQRIDGNQEFIGQGLSNIAGAFFSGYASSGSFTRTGVNYSAGAKSPLAAIVAAVALALIILMLAPLTAYVPIASMAGILLIVSYNLIDVHHIKSIALASRSEFAVLMVTFIATLFLHLEFAIYVGVMLSLVIYLNRTSKPNIVTLAPDPNSIRHRLTNVLRKPLTECPQLKIIRIDGSLFFGAVDYVQKHLQEIPEAHVLIVCSGINFIDVAGAEMLAHEAKRRRALGGGLYFSNMKIRARNIFERGGYLADINPEMIFDVKTDAIKTIIARLETARCHSCSARIFEECQQF